The region TCGTTCGGGGCCATCACCCGCAATCGATAACCTGATATTATCATATCTTTCACAGAGTGAATCGAAGATTGTCATCAGACTGTCAATTTGATAGATGTGATACAGTATTTTTGCAGTCCCGATTCGGATAAGACTATCATTTCTTTTTTGCAGTTTTGGACTGAAAAGATCGAGGTCGATACCGAACGGTATAACCGTCACCTTATCAGCGTATTGTGGGAAAAGCTGGTGACAGCGTGCAAGCAGTTTCTGCGAAGTTGCGCAAATTCGATCGGCCTTCTTGAAAACATACCTGAGCAGCATCCGATGAAGAATGGATTTCTCCGGAAACTCAAAGATATCAGTACCCCAAACTGACACTATCAATGGATGATGTCCGCTGAGGGCTCCCAGTAAGCCGTAACTAGTGGCGTAGTGGGCGTGCAGGATATCCGGTTTAATTCGTTTCAACTCTTTTTTAAGATAGCTTAGAGTGAGAAGGTAACAGAGCTTGTTTTTGGCAGGCGGCCTGAGGAACTCGAAGTCATCACTTTCCAGTTCTGGATTCCGGCGATGAGAATAGACTTTTATTTGAAGTTTGTCCTTCAGAGAATTGTACCATCTCAAAGTATGCCAGCTATGCGCCGAGGATAGAAAGACCGCTTTCATCGTTTTTGCCCCCTGTTAAGATAAGCCCTGGCACGCTCCCGGATCAACCGCAGGTCATCCCCGGAAGGAATCATAAAGTCGAGCACACGCATCCGGAACTTGAATTTGATAATCGCCAAAAGAATTACCTGCGCCAGTATGTATGAGATACTGCTGGCCAGTGCCGCCCCGAGATGTTGATAGCGTGGAATTAATAAGAGATTGAGCAGAACCGATGATGTCACCGCTATCGAGGTGCAGATGGATTGAACCAATGGGTATCCCAGACCGGAGATTCCCGATGACAACACTCTGAAAGTGGAGAACATTACTATCCCGGGCAGTAGAATCCAGAGAGGTTTGATCGCGGCTATGAAAACCGGCGGGAAAAAGATCGGAATCAGAATCGGTGCCGCCACCGCCACCACGATCGCGGAAAACAAAGTAAAGGCGAAACTTATTCGGCTTACCCGTCCAATCAGTATCCAACCTTGAGCATGGTCCCGCCGCGAAGCATGTGGAAAGATGACATACGATAATACTATCGGCAGGAAAAAGAGCATATCGCCGAAATTAATCGCTACTGAATATATCCCCGCCCACGACTTACCCATGAAGTAGTTCAAAAGCAAAAGGTCTATCCGGGTCGCGATCAGCTTGGTCAGGTTGCCAATTTGTCCTTGTACACCATACGCCAGAAAGTCTTTGATCAAGCGCGCGTTCGCCATCGGGCGAAATGCCAAACTGAAGTGTTTTGCGAGGTAGACGGCAGACAATATTCCAGCCAGCAGAAATGCAGCAATATGAGCCCATAAAACTCCGGCTGTCGAGGGCAAAATCCAGATCATGAACACCGCTGCAAACCCGACGAAGAGAACGCTCTCGATCAGTGTAAAAGTATTCCCGATTCTGATTTTTCCACTGCCGTTGTAAACACCCAGTTGAAAGGAAAAGAAACGATCGAACGGAACCAGCAAAAAGGCAATAATCAGCACTCCAAATCCGATCTGTCCGAAAATCGGCCGTGCCAGGTAAAAGACCGGCAAGAGCACGATCGTCCCGCCCAGCACCGCGGTTAGCAGGTACACGAGTGTATTTGACCAGATCTGTTGAAGCGGGTACAGCTTTTTGCCAATATGATATATTATCGCGCGTTCGAACCCCATCCCGACAATGACAGTCACCACGCTCATTGCAAACATGGCGATCTGCAATTCGCCCTTGGAGGATGCGCCCAGATAATTTGCAACGAGGATCTGGACTAAAAATGCGCATGAGTAACTTAATACCCGAATCAAAAGGGTATGGAGGCTGTCTTTTAAAAACATCTACAGCTCCCGATCCACAGCCGTTTAGGAAAAATATTCAGTTAATTTCTGAACTACGTACTCTTTTTCTTCATCGGTCAGATCGGGGAATATTGGAATCGAAAGCACCTGCCGGGAGAGACGTTCCGCCACCGGAAAATCATCGGAATCATAATTCAAATAGCTGTAACATTTCTGGGCATGAAGCGGTACCGGATAATAGATAGCGCAGGCTACTCCATTGTCATTAAGGTACTCAATCAAGTCATCGCGCTTCTCAGTAGCTATCGTGTACTGGTTGTAGATATGGTAACAATTGGAATTTTCCTTCGGCAGAGTGAGCGGCAAACCTGACAGTTTTTGATCGTAGAAAGCGGCATTGGCTCTTCGCTTTTCGGTCCACTGATCGAGATATTTCAGTTTGACTGAGAGAATTGCGGCCTGGAGAGTATCCAGCCTGCTGTTGTAGCCTATGTATGAATGATAGTATTTTGGATTCGCACCGTGATCTCGCAGACTCTTCATGAAGGTCTGTTTGTCGAGATAATTGGAGATTATCATTCCACCATCACCTGCTCCGCCCAGATTTTTAGAGGGGAAAAACGAGAAGCAACCAAACTCACCCATGGTACCGGCCATCTTATCTTTGTAGCGCGCGCCGATAGCCTGGGCAGAATCTTCGACAATCATCAGGTTATGCTTCTTTGCAACCTCCGTGATTGCACCCATGTCAGCGCACTGGCCGAAAATATGAACCGGCATCACGACTTTAGTCTTCTCTGTTATTGCCTGTTCAAGAAGATCTGGATTCAAATTACAAGTTTCATCCTCGATATCCACAAAGACCGGTGTTGCGCCCAGGCGGGAGATCACACCGGCCGAGGCAAAAAACGAAAATGTCGAAGTAATGACCTCATCACCCGGATTCACACCGCAGGCCCTGAGAGCGATTAACAACGCGTCGGTTCCGGAAGCCACGCCAACGGCATACTTGGTTCCGCAATATTCCGCGATCTCATCTTCGAATTTGAGCACCTGGGGACCCATGATGTATTTCGTATCCTCGAGCACCTCTGCCACGGCACGATCCACCTCTTCTTTTATCTGATGGTATTGTCTTTTCAAGTCGAGCAAGGGAACCTGCATTATGTCTCCTTATGAATT is a window of Candidatus Zixiibacteriota bacterium DNA encoding:
- a CDS encoding glycosyltransferase — protein: MKAVFLSSAHSWHTLRWYNSLKDKLQIKVYSHRRNPELESDDFEFLRPPAKNKLCYLLTLSYLKKELKRIKPDILHAHYATSYGLLGALSGHHPLIVSVWGTDIFEFPEKSILHRMLLRYVFKKADRICATSQKLLARCHQLFPQYADKVTVIPFGIDLDLFSPKLQKRNDSLIRIGTAKILYHIYQIDSLMTIFDSLCERYDNIRLSIAGDGPER
- a CDS encoding oligosaccharide flippase family protein, whose amino-acid sequence is MFLKDSLHTLLIRVLSYSCAFLVQILVANYLGASSKGELQIAMFAMSVVTVIVGMGFERAIIYHIGKKLYPLQQIWSNTLVYLLTAVLGGTIVLLPVFYLARPIFGQIGFGVLIIAFLLVPFDRFFSFQLGVYNGSGKIRIGNTFTLIESVLFVGFAAVFMIWILPSTAGVLWAHIAAFLLAGILSAVYLAKHFSLAFRPMANARLIKDFLAYGVQGQIGNLTKLIATRIDLLLLNYFMGKSWAGIYSVAINFGDMLFFLPIVLSYVIFPHASRRDHAQGWILIGRVSRISFAFTLFSAIVVAVAAPILIPIFFPPVFIAAIKPLWILLPGIVMFSTFRVLSSGISGLGYPLVQSICTSIAVTSSVLLNLLLIPRYQHLGAALASSISYILAQVILLAIIKFKFRMRVLDFMIPSGDDLRLIRERARAYLNRGQKR
- a CDS encoding aminotransferase class I/II-fold pyridoxal phosphate-dependent enzyme, with protein sequence MQVPLLDLKRQYHQIKEEVDRAVAEVLEDTKYIMGPQVLKFEDEIAEYCGTKYAVGVASGTDALLIALRACGVNPGDEVITSTFSFFASAGVISRLGATPVFVDIEDETCNLNPDLLEQAITEKTKVVMPVHIFGQCADMGAITEVAKKHNLMIVEDSAQAIGARYKDKMAGTMGEFGCFSFFPSKNLGGAGDGGMIISNYLDKQTFMKSLRDHGANPKYYHSYIGYNSRLDTLQAAILSVKLKYLDQWTEKRRANAAFYDQKLSGLPLTLPKENSNCYHIYNQYTIATEKRDDLIEYLNDNGVACAIYYPVPLHAQKCYSYLNYDSDDFPVAERLSRQVLSIPIFPDLTDEEKEYVVQKLTEYFS